Genomic window (Methyloprofundus sp.):
CATACTTTTCAAGAATTTTGGATCGTATTTCGATAGGTAAATTAATAAATACTTTATAACTGAAGTTTCCAAAAAAATCATCAAGCCACCATGCGTAACAGTACGGCAATCAGTGGATTTATCGGGGAGTTGCTTGGTTTGGGGCAAACATGATTAAAATCCGGGTTCAATGCTGCCTCGGTAATGATGCGCCGCACGTCTGAAAAGGCAAAACTGGCGCGCCCTTTTACTTTGTGCCGACGCTCCGGATCCGCCTTTAAACGGTCGGCATAAATCCAGGTCAGCGTACTTGCCATCATACAAAAATTCAAATGATTGGTCACGGAATGCGCATTACGACACTGACTTTTTTGACTGCCGATGTCTTGTTTCAACTCCTTGAATCCTGATTCGATTTTCCATCTCGCACCATAAAACTCGATCATTTGCGTGACCGATAATGACAAGTCCGTGCTAAACAGTGCGATCCATTGCGTTTTACGAAAAACCCACACGACGCGTACTTTGCATTTTAAACTTTTCAGCATGACAATGCGTTCATGGGCAAGTACCGTACGCTGTTTGCCATAAAGAGTCACCTGATATTCGGCGGCTTCGTGACGAATGCATTTTGCCATTTCTGTTGCCGAACCCAAGCGCTGGCCATATTTTCGAGGTCTCCCTCGCTGCCCAGATTGTCTTGTCTCGGGAAGATCATATAAAACACTATTACAGCGCAGGCGCGACAGAATATCAAACAGACTGCCTACCTCTTTGCGTACGGGCTTTAACAAACCTGCATTGCCAAACCAACTATCGGTCACCGCGAGTATTTGCTTGCCGGAAAAATGATTTGCAACCCCGATGATCATCTGTGCAGCTTGGCCGATCTTGGTTTCAAACGACTGCAATCGACCTTTGATCTTCGCTCGATCGGATTGTGCATCAATCGCTTTCTGTGGAAGGTAGTGGCGAAAATCTAAAAACAAACAGGCCCAACGATTTTTTATTTGCTTGAGCAAACCGATGGCTACCACGTTTTGTGCCCATGGGTAGTCGCTTTGATTGGCTTTGGCCGCATGATCATAAATGGTTTCGCAACCAAAGATTTTTTTGCCCACTTTAGGGTTGATGAAATCATCCAGGGCAATTAATAATCGGTCGTCCGTTTCAGGGTTGTCGATCAGGTCCCAGGCTGTTTTCCATAAACCTTGCCACGGTAATTTGGTTGATGCCATGAATGTGTAAAATCGTTTCCGCTTGATATTGATACCGAACAGCGTTTCAAGGCTACGCCATAAATTGGAACTAATGGAGGAAGTAAACGGGACAATGATCGACAGTAGCGTATAGGCAAATAACGAGGCTCTTTCTTTGCCGAGCGTGGTTTCTGAAAAATGTGATTGAAGAGGAGAAAGAAGATCGCGTAAAATGAACATGAATAAGGCTTTTTTGTTTGTATAATCAATTTGTTAGCACTGTTTATTATACTACAAAATACAGCCTTATTCACTATCAACCTGTTGTTTTTAAAGTAATTTGTACTTAAATATTAGTAATTGCTAATATTTTTCGAAAATTAGACTTTCCTAATATTTGGCTGACAAAAAACTGGGAAACCAAGCTCAGCGATATATGGACTGTATGATTTTAATTGGATCTTGCGTGCAATGTGGCAAACCCATTAATAAATGCCCCTATCCGCCTATATACCCCCCTAAAAACTGGGAAACTTCAGCTTTATAACTTGCCTCAATTTTATCTTGGGATTTCTTTTCAGTATCATTAAGATTACCATCAATATCTGCAATCCAGTTATTTGAAGGATTGAAAAAAATACCTCTAGTTTCTCGACCATCTTCAGAAACTGCATGATCAACAAGTTCAAACCCCTTTATTCTTAGAAGGAATTCCCACCATTTATCTGATATATTTTTCGAAAGTTCGCCTATTAAGTTATATGGTATGAAGTTAGAATCATCAATTTGGCTACCTACAATAGCAAAAAATTTACTAGCATTACTTTCTGCATCAATTGCATGAATTGAGTCATCAGCCCCAGCATTATCAACTTGACGATAAATGCCTTTTATTAGCTCTTCAATTTTCTTAGATGCAATGGAAAGATTGGCTATCGACTCATTAGTTGATTTTAAATGATTAGATACGCTTCTTTGTGATAAAAAATCAAAGAACATTCCAGCCCACTGCTTTCTTAAATTACAGTGAATATCTCTTGCATATTTGAAATCAAAAAAACCGTTATTTACATTTGCCCCTCTAACTAAATCTATAAAATCGAAAATGTTTACTGCATAATTTTGATTCTCTATTGATGGGAAATCAATACTTGAAACAAAGTCTTTTTCTCTATTTTTTTGATAAATATGATGATCAGCAAGCACTCCTTCTTTCACAAAAGTAAAAACAGGTATTCCAGCTTCTTTTGCAGCATTGTACTCAGCATTTGTGATCGACTTTGTTGGATCTACTTTATACTTTCCTCCAAACCTACCTCCGACAATTAATATAAATAGTTGGCAATTTGATATTTCGGTAATACAACTCTCATGTGTATGTAAATCAGGGTGATAAAAGACATCCCCTTTATCACTCATTACGACTTCAAACCCAAAACCCTGACAAAATGACATTAAACTATCTCTAACTTCAGCCAAGTCAAAACAGGTTGAACTTATAAATACTCTCGGTGATGCCAACTTTTTCTCCTAACTTCTTCTAACGCCCGAATCAGCCGCGCGAGCGCAGCGAGCGTCGGGCTGGATAAGATTGTTATGTTGTACAAACAAGAAGAGACATGAAAAATAAAAAAACATTAAATACATTTAACAACATAAATAATGAAATACCCCCAGGGTGTGAAATGACAATCCACCCTACGCTGGGAGGCGGCATAGACTCCTCAATAACAATAGGAAACCGGGGAACTCCGGTTGTAATTGTAGAAATAAACCATAAAAAAATTAACTTTTATATAGACGGGTCAATCTTGTCTTCGGGAGTTGAATTTGAAAGTGGTATTCAAGAGATTCAGAGATACCTAAATCAAGGTTATGGAGGAGATATGCTGGAAAAATACCTTGTATGGACTATTAATCATTACAAATAGGCAACATAACGACGTGGTCACCTGACGCGGGAAGATATACGATAACCTTCAATAACGCGATGAACCTTGATAAAAATCTGACCTTTAAAAACGAACTGCGCTTCCCGCGGTCAGGTGGAGCACATTGTTATATTTCGATACTCGATAACCTTTATTTTAGGCTCTGGCACTCTGATCATCGATTTTTAAATGCTTTCACTGTATCAGGGCTTGCTCAAAAATGCTACTGACTTTTGATGTAGTCCTGTAGAGATAGGCGATTTTCAAACAAGACTCCAGCCCCAACAGAGTTTACCAATCACGATAAACTAGACAGGAGTACTAGCAAGGTCTGTCCAAGCACGAAAAATCCTTGATATTCTTTAGCCCTGATACCTCACACTCAACCTTTTCAGGCTACTACAAGTGGTGGAAATATTAAGAAAGGAAACGTCGCAACCTTACCAGTTTTCTGGTGTGCCTGAGCAATACCAACCAGAAAACCTATTCAGGATTTTTGAAATGTAACACTGTTGATATATGGAAAATTTTCCATATATTGCCCTTATACAATGCAATAATTTCTAGCCATTAAAACATGGAAAATATTATCACTTTATCAATAGGACTAATTAGCAGAGTGGAAAGAAACAATTTAGACTCACCCACTACAACTCATGCTCCTCAATCTCCGCCACCTTCATCAACTGACTCTGCAAACCATGCTTTAGAGCCTTATTATCATGTACTGGCACAGATATATGCGTCCACTACCCCTGCTTTTATATAAATATGATGACTGCCATGCTTTCTTTTTGCTTCCCAGCCTTTGCTTTCTAACAATTCACACAGCCTTTTACCACTAATCGCTTTCAAGCTACCACCTCCACTTTTCTGGAATACGTTAAACCGCCCTACTACTCCCGCAAAAACTCGCGCAATTCATCTTTGATCAACAATTTCAGCGGGTGTTCAAAATCACAAGATGAGGTGGGCATGGCCAGATAGTATTGCTGTAATTTATCCGCAACCAACTGTTGTTCATAGTCATACAAAGACTGAAAGCCACGCCCATATCGCCAGCCATAGCCCCAGCGATACCAGGTAGGAAATACGGGTGAGCCTCCGACCGTCACGCCATAATACATGGCATCAGCTAATAACTTATTGTCGGTCTTTTCTAAAACACATTGACGTAATGCCTGGTCTGCCTGCTTTTTTTGCTTGCGATTGCCACCTTGCCAATAGGCAATATCATGGGTAATGCAACAACCACACCAGAGGTCTTGTTGTGCCCAGGTGCCGTCAGGAAATTGCGAACAACCATCACTGCTAAAGTCTTGTAATGATTCTGCATTCGCCATGCCTGTTAATATGCTTAGCAATAATAGACCGCTCAATAATGAATACCGCATCGACCTTTCCCTTTTGGTAGAAACACGAAAACCGACACGACTGGCCGGTTTTCATATTTTAATGAACTTTACACTTTTGTCATTATAATCCTTAACAATGACTCTTTGGGGCTTTTAATATTTCAGGGTTAACACCTCCTTTATTTTTTAGGTTTAATTAATTCCAGTTTTTTAATTCTTTAAAGTAATAACGTGATTTGGCCATAATTTGTTTATCTCTATTTTCAATATATGAGGCAAATAAGATCACCACTAAGCCTAATACTATCGAACTAATCCACGGTGCGTTTGAGTACATTCTTACTGCATATTCCCAGTAAAATAAGAAGCCGCCGACAACACATATATTGCCAATAAAGAACGAAGTTTTCTCACGATATTTAAAGCCTGCGACGGTTAACAATATACCTGCTGCAATAGTCGCGATGGGGGCCATGGCTTGATCGCCTGACATTGCATTGAAAGTAATGGCTAAAGTCAACAAGGCACTGATGATACGGTATAAGTGTGCGTGGTAAGTGACTTGACTAGATAAAACAAACAAGATCATCGTAATGGGTAATAAGGCATTAAGATGATGAATGCTTACGCCAAACTCGGCCAATACGCTTGCCCAGATACCGACCGCTGCTAAAGTGCCGACCCATTGCAATACATAAATTATAAAAGCAGACTGCGTATAACGCTTGATGTCGTAGATACAATAGACTGCCACCATTGCTGCAACCACTATCGTCAATATATAAGAAGTCTGGTGTAATAAACTACGCCCCACCATAATCCATAAAGGCAAACTGATTAATACGCGTGCTGCCATACCTTCTTTTAAGCGCATGCTGTTGTCAGTATGTAAAGTTTGTTCAACGCGTCTTAAGTAGATAAACAAACCGGCAATAATGATGGGAACCAAGTCTGCATCACGTATAGGTAACATGAGCAATACACTACCGACTATGGCTGCAGTTAACAAGGTTTTAAGGTACTTACGCGCTAAGATAGAATAGCTGGCATAACTGACCAAGAATAATAACAAACCTGTAATAACCAAATCCAAAGCGATAACGGTCGGACTGACTCCCGTAAATTGCAACCAATCATATTCAGGCTGCAAGGCATGTTGCTTAAACAGGCCAGCATAAATCATGGAACTAACTTGTGATACCTGTACCGATAAAAAACCAGTACCTAAACCAAAGAATATCCGCGCGCCTTTGGTTTCATGAAATAAATAGGCACAGATCAAACCGCCTCCGCACAGTAGCAAGGTCAGACCTAAGCCTATCCAATAGCGATAAGTGGGAGAAATCCCTGCATGCCCTTGCAGCATAAAGCTAATCGCAGACAAGACAATTAAGATGGAGCCAACCCAACGTAGGTAGGTGGTAATTTTGGCAGTCAAATTTTTTGCTGGTTTACCCTCCTCTGGTGATTCGACTGGGTGAATATGCATTTCTGTCGGTTCATTTGCGTACATGATGCTCTCCTAGTTTTTATCTTCTGAAGTATTAGACTCTGCTGTTAATTCATCCAGCATCATTTTTAAGGCCAAATCATCTTCTGCTTGCTCAAAGTCTTTTGCCAAAGTATCGATTTCAATCAATGTCTCTGGAGTATCAAACTCGGAGCTGACTACCGAACCCTCCCAACGGTCGAAGACATTTTGCACATCTTGCAAAGAATTGCCTTGTTTATCATATAAAGCGTCTTTAACACTGGCCCGATTTTGTCTAGCAGCCAAGATTTCCTTTTTGTTTTTTAAGTCTTGTAACTGCTCTTGAATCGCCTCTAAATCAGAGCGTATTTTTTCTTCTTGAGCAATACTTTGTTCAAGTTGTTGCTTCCGTACGGCAATTAGCTTTTGTACTTGGCGTAAGCGTTTCACACATTGTAGAGCGGTTTGTTCATCAGTCTCTCTGGCTTGAATAGCGCGTTCAGACCAAAGCTGGGCTTGTTCTTGTTGTTCTCCTAGTTGTTTTTGATATTGAGCCGACATTTTGCTAATGCGGTGTAAATGCAGATTGGTTTTGCCCGCGATAGCTTGCAGATCTTGAATGGCTGCTGCGGCAAGTGCTTCATGGTTTTCAAAATCATCAGCTACATGGTCGATTTGGCTTTTAATGCTGACGAAGATACGTTTTAAACTACTCATGATGATTATCCTTTTTTTGTGTAAAGTCATAATCACTATTGCAATGGCTGTGCCAAGATTAAATTTACTTTAAAATCAATAAGATAATAATTTTATTGATTTTAAAGTAAAACACATGAACATTTATTGCGTACAGGCTATACTTAAGATGAACAAGTATCCAAAAAATACTCCGTAATGCCTCATGACGCTGGAGCATCATTGGCTGCATTCCCACGCTGGAGCGTGTGGAACGATAATAAAATAAAACCATGCAAAAACTATTACCTGAACAACGTGATTTTTTTAAGCAAGTTGCCGAACTGGCTTTTGCCAACCCATTTAGTCGCCAGCGCGAACAAGCTGATTGTGCTTTATTAAATATTGCCATGGGTAGCATGGATATTTATGATCGTAGCGAGCAGATTCAAGTTCATTTACTGGCACAATTAAGCAAACTACAGCCCTTAGATAAATTTCGCATTAGCGATTACCAAGGGTCTATAAAAGAAACCATAAAATTTGCTTGGCTGTTTTATCAATTCCATGAATTCCAGGCTGAGTTCAATCAATTTATTGATGCTCAACGTGCTGCAGGCGATAAACCCATTACACTTCCCTGCGCGCAAGCTTTGAGTCAACGTTTCTTACAGGCAAATTTCAGCCACGAGGAAACTGAAAAATTTATTGCCTTGTTTTATCAATTACACCGTGGCTTTTATTTTATTATCTCTGCCATTTCAGGAGACTGCCCTGCCATTATCGAATTACGCATGCGTCTGTGGAACAATATTTTCACCTTTAATCCACAATGGTATATGGATTATCTCTGCGGCAAAATGGAGGACTTTTCGACACTGCTATTAGGGGCAACAGGCACTGGGAAAACCTTAGTCGCACATACGATTGGCTGCTCAGGTTATATTCCTTTTGATATGGACAAAAATCGTTTTAAAGAAAGCTTTACCCGTTCTTTTCAAGCGATCAACTTATCGCAATACCCTGCATCGCTACTGGAATCAGAACTATTCGGTCATAAAAAAGGCGCGTTTACAGGTGCTATCGACCATCATGAAGGTTTATTTTTCCGTTGCAGTGAACACGGTGCTATCTTTATCGATGAAATTGGTGATATTGATATGCCCACGCAGGTGAAACTACTTAACGTCATTCAGGATCGGGTCTTTTGTCCGGTGGGTAGTCATGAAAAATTGCGTTTTTCTGGACGGGTCATTAGTGCCACTAACCGTAATATTGACCAATTGCGGCAAACTGGAGATTTTAGAGATGACCTTTATTATCGCTTGTGCTCTGATGTTATTAAGGTACCTAGCTTACAACAGCGCTTACAAGAGAACCCGGCAGAACTAGGGCATTTAATCAATAGGCTCCTACAACGAGTCACCAATATTCCTGCACCACTATTGGCAGACAGCATCGAAAAGCATATAAGTAAAAATGTACCTGACTATTATGCTTGGCCTGGTAATGTACGCGAATTGGAGCAATGTATTCGCCGTATTTGCCTCACAGGTACTTGTAGCATTAATGCAGAAACTAATTTGAACGACCTGCATAATGGCTTTAACCTACCAGATAATGCGGGTGAAACCAGTAGTCAGATATTATTACAGCGTTATTGTCGTTTTCTTTATGAACGCCATAATAGTTATGAAGCGGTAGCCAGAATTACCCAATTAGATCGGCGTACGGTTAGGAAGTATATTGTTGATTAGCGGGTAAAACAACCTGCTCATGATCGATAGCCCTACAAAATACCTTAAAACTATTGCGCTATAAAGACATAAAAACAGAGCTACAACACGCCCTGCCCGCCTCTGATACTTTCATGACGCTGAATCAAATAACAAAGTTAAGTAACATAAGTGTATTTATTTGACTAGACCTTAATAAGTAACCTATGATCAACGAACCCTGAAATTATTTCAGGCTATAAATCAATCACTTCAGCATAAAAAGAGTTGCTGGTATTGTGGCTGTTTAGCCATAAACTTAAAGCAATCACTGAATATCTATTCCATATAATACAGTTCAGGGCTACTTATATTTATATAGCACATACCTGGATATGTATCTCTAGAGGGGGCGTGACATGCAACAAATTTCTACTTTACTGGCAGGGACTGCACAGCGCAGCACCAATACTGCAACACCATCAACCAATCAACCAAACAATATCCACGGAAATGCCTATCTGGTTTCCAGCATCCGCAAATTTTTAGTCAATATACCACTACTAGTTTTAGCGGTTATATTATTAATGTTTATTTTACCCAATACAGCCAACGCCCATCGAGGCGCAAAAGGTGATGTCGATACCTGTCGCATATCCGTTGGTACAGAAGTTGTACATTTTTCTGCCTATACACCAAGGTCTTCAGGAGGAAGAAGCTTTTGTCATGCCATCCCAAATGTCGAACTGACCCACTTAGTTATTGATTACGAAGGAAAAAAGTTACGTCACACCACCGTTGAGTTAGAAGTAACCAAAGAACCCGAAGGTACCCGTATTTTTTACCAAAAGCCTGAAAAAATCAAAAAAGGTTCCATAGATGTTATTGTTGATTTTGCTCAACATGGTGCTGGCGACTACCTTACACACATAACCATTATCAACCAAGGCGAAACAATTGATGCTCACTTACCTTTCTCAATAGGTGTTGATCCTGATGAAGATAAAATTCCCTATAAAATCATCATTCCATTCTTTTTAGTGCTCTTCATTCTTATTGGCATGAAGTTTATGACCGTAAAAAAAGGTCCTGAAGCAGATTAACCTATCTACTTCGTTCTTCAGTACTACCAGTACCTAATGGATATAGCTGCCACTTGGCAGCTATATTGGCAGTCAATAGTGCCAACACGACAAAAACCACAAGTCCCTGTAAAGTACGCACAACAATTGTGGACTTAAACCCTAATGTCGGCATAAATAAAGCAACCACCACACCTGATACAACTGCCAATCCTGTCGAAAGTATCCCCACAAACATCGAGGCACACCAAGGACATTTATGTTCTGCCTGTGGCTTATAATAATTGCAATGCGCATCCAAGCCTAACCACGGCCAATCACAACCACATTGAAATAAAAATCCGCATAAAGGCGTAATCGCTACCAGTGCAATAACAAAGGTTATCGCACCTGCAATAAGGTTTTTCTGCGGTAACCCTGCCAACTGTTTTAACATCATATAAACTTCAACGCCCACTTAAAATATTATTTATACTGTCGATTAGCAACATAAAAGAACAACGCAAAAGCTAATAAAGCAGGCAATAAAAAG
Coding sequences:
- a CDS encoding transposase, IS4 family; the protein is MFILRDLLSPLQSHFSETTLGKERASLFAYTLLSIIVPFTSSISSNLWRSLETLFGINIKRKRFYTFMASTKLPWQGLWKTAWDLIDNPETDDRLLIALDDFINPKVGKKIFGCETIYDHAAKANQSDYPWAQNVVAIGLLKQIKNRWACLFLDFRHYLPQKAIDAQSDRAKIKGRLQSFETKIGQAAQMIIGVANHFSGKQILAVTDSWFGNAGLLKPVRKEVGSLFDILSRLRCNSVLYDLPETRQSGQRGRPRKYGQRLGSATEMAKCIRHEAAEYQVTLYGKQRTVLAHERIVMLKSLKCKVRVVWVFRKTQWIALFSTDLSLSVTQMIEFYGARWKIESGFKELKQDIGSQKSQCRNAHSVTNHLNFCMMASTLTWIYADRLKADPERRHKVKGRASFAFSDVRRIITEAALNPDFNHVCPKPSNSPINPLIAVLLRMVA
- a CDS encoding sigma-54 dependent transcriptional regulator, flagellar regulatory protein, translated to MQKLLPEQRDFFKQVAELAFANPFSRQREQADCALLNIAMGSMDIYDRSEQIQVHLLAQLSKLQPLDKFRISDYQGSIKETIKFAWLFYQFHEFQAEFNQFIDAQRAAGDKPITLPCAQALSQRFLQANFSHEETEKFIALFYQLHRGFYFIISAISGDCPAIIELRMRLWNNIFTFNPQWYMDYLCGKMEDFSTLLLGATGTGKTLVAHTIGCSGYIPFDMDKNRFKESFTRSFQAINLSQYPASLLESELFGHKKGAFTGAIDHHEGLFFRCSEHGAIFIDEIGDIDMPTQVKLLNVIQDRVFCPVGSHEKLRFSGRVISATNRNIDQLRQTGDFRDDLYYRLCSDVIKVPSLQQRLQENPAELGHLINRLLQRVTNIPAPLLADSIEKHISKNVPDYYAWPGNVRELEQCIRRICLTGTCSINAETNLNDLHNGFNLPDNAGETSSQILLQRYCRFLYERHNSYEAVARITQLDRRTVRKYIVD
- a CDS encoding phage shock protein A; protein product: MTLHKKRIIIMSSLKRIFVSIKSQIDHVADDFENHEALAAAAIQDLQAIAGKTNLHLHRISKMSAQYQKQLGEQQEQAQLWSERAIQARETDEQTALQCVKRLRQVQKLIAVRKQQLEQSIAQEEKIRSDLEAIQEQLQDLKNKKEILAARQNRASVKDALYDKQGNSLQDVQNVFDRWEGSVVSSEFDTPETLIEIDTLAKDFEQAEDDLALKMMLDELTAESNTSEDKN